In Oenanthe melanoleuca isolate GR-GAL-2019-014 chromosome 22, OMel1.0, whole genome shotgun sequence, the following proteins share a genomic window:
- the LOC130262059 gene encoding protein phosphatase 1 regulatory subunit 3C-B-like → MPVDLAVRLCLSHSPPIRKLLNSYEELRGNRGRKPLRSCLNQKLSAEPEPERRDSSKSCKSQKKKRVVFADMKGLSLTAVRFFSKIEEDLCDLQHALSDLASFQPRLWDFRPEMCRYVLDFPQPSANYVAFRNSLHSNFVCLESCLIQDRALSGTVKVRNIEYEKKVMVRITFDGWKSFRDISCQYMHSTYGSADTDIFSFEFTLPKQSISHRGTEFCISFQCGQKTHWDNNHGKNYKIRHVGMMCPASHAVKSASRAWEHLGTSGAAALVLSQLQTWRHSETQAPYW, encoded by the coding sequence ATGCCCGTGGACCTGGCCGTGCGGCTCTGCCTGAGCCACTCGCCCCCCATCCGCAAGCTGCTGAACTCCTACGAGGAGCTGCGGGGCAACCGAGGCCGTAAACCCCTCCGATCCTGTCTCAACCAGAAGCTGAGTGCAGAACCTGAGCCAGAGCGGCGAGACAGTAGCAAGAGCTGCAAGAGCCAGAAGAAGAAGCGGGTTGTTTTTGCTGATATGAAGGGGCTCTCATTGACAGCTGTCCGCTTCTTCTCAAAGATTGAGGAGGACCTCTGTGATTTGCAGCATGCCCTGTCAGACCTTGCCTCTTTCCAACCTAGGCTGTGGGACTTCCGCCCAGAAATGTGCAGGTATGTGCTGGACTTCCCACAGCCGTCTGCAAACTATGTGGCTTTCCGCAACAGCCTGCACAGCAACTTTGTCTGCCTGGAGAGCTGTCTGATTCAGGACCGTGCTCTGTCAGGGACAGTGAAGGTTAGAAACATCGAGTACGAGAAGAAAGTGATGGTCCGCATCACCTTTGATGGCTGGAAGAGCTTCCGGGACATCTCTTGCCAGTACATGCACAGCACCTATGGCTCAGCTGATACAGACATCTTCTCTTTTGAGTTTACCCTGCCCAAGCAATCCATTTCCCATAGGGGCACAGAGTTCTGCATCTCCTTCCAGTGTGGACAAAAGACCCACTGGGACAACAACCACGGGAAGAACTACAAGATCCGCCATGTGGGCATGATGTGCCCTGCTTCTCATGCTGTCAAGAGTGCCAGCAGGGCTTGGGAGCATCTTGGCacctctggggctgctgctctaGTTCTTTCGCAGCTGCAGACCTGGCGGCATTCAGAGACCCAAGCTCCTTATTGGTAG